The genome window ttattttaatggaaaaaactTGGCTACAAACTAGGTTGTAGTCAATAACTACAActtccactaaaaaaattaatatggttacatattttgaaaatctaaccattatattgcatgttctttatgttcttaacacccATATCATATTTCGtgttaatcggatattatttactatttgatccataaacttattttttgtgtataattttagactaccaaaaattgaaattgaaatatttaattgataacatagctattaatcttaaatcttctagaaattttgcaagcatagagtatataaaaagaaaatgtaatctaattgtgggtttttttaaaatccacacccaataaaatgatattgagtaaatttgtaaccaatgactacaactaagtttgtagttaaactttttcttattttaacagtccacacatataatatatttgGAACCTGTCGGTTCATTGGGTAATGATGTTTAAGCTCTATTTGTTAAGGCACTAATTTTCCTTGTAATTGATCTTTAAGATAATGTTGactattttcttttgcttaaCAGATACCATGGCAAGCAAAAGAAAATAGTCAACATTATCCATGAGAAAGACCATCGAGGGTAGTTGGTCTAGTGGTCACAAGCTCATTCTTAAGAGTTTGAGAGGTGGAGGTTCCAGGTTCAAAACTGATTGttgtcttgatttgatgataaagagttattatcaaaGAGCGGAcgttataggttgaaactttctccaaatttttttttgataaggcaAAAAAACTTAATATGTCCCGTAATTCAACTtcatatctatttatttatttttcccatagATAGTTTGTCGACACCCAGCCTCGACCTTGGCAGCTGAAAATCATCTGCCACCGTGGGCCTTTGTTTAACCACCCACCGTGGCAATAGCTCTCGCGCGCGCGAGGCCCGTTGAAGGCCCCTCTAGATGAATGTGTATGGTTTGCGCGCAGTTTCGGGTTCTCTCTTTCGgtggaggaaggtaggtctacctttggcGTTATGACAAGAATCTGGGCCAAATTTTAGGGATTACCAAAGGTGAGTGGAGTtaccaccaatcattgggtttttctaaggcgtgattggtcacctatttctagttgattttattaccgatTCTAGCttaagaaaaatgtcatttttcctaatctaatgtggatggcaaaaaatcttAATTCTTAAGTTTGGTTAGTGTaggaaaggtgttaggcaccctaCAACGCCTGTCCAAGGACAgttctttgttttgataaaaccttattTTTGGAGATTGAcattaaaaaacatgatttcgGCATTGGCTTTTGGGGCTTCACATGCatgggggctttgaggtttggcttttgaaagggtgtggtcccaatctatgctttcctatgGCATTCGAGTCGAGTACCAGATTTCTACGGCAAAAATCCGGCgacatgtcaccttactttcacGGCGGAAACTAGGCATCGCTTGCCTTAGGTGACACGGACTATGACAATCACACCGGAGGGGGGCAAGCAAgtatataaatacatatatcATGCATAATGCAAGCACACAgagcaggaaagtaaatgcctacatccctagagcatggcccaaaatataagCGCAGGAAAGTAAACAGGGGTCGCCATACTTTAAAGATGAGGATGAATGGTACAaagcatgatatacctaatgcAAACCATCTAAGGGAGAAAGGGAGGCGGAAGgaggggtttaaaagagtacataaccaaagggAAAATgctaaaccctaaacctacTGACTGCAGCCGCTTGGCTTGACCACACGCTTGCATCTatgccctttttgcttgcgccTAGGAAATCATGCCCTAGCTCCGTGTGTCCTcgctccatgtgtgtacatgtaAAGGCAAAGACAAGACAACCAGCAGACTagcaatggaaggaaaatgTGTAGATAATATCAAGAGGACGCAAAGTGAACAAGCAAGATAGATATGGCAAGCAAAGCAACCAGGATATGAGTAATCATACGAGCAGGCAAACAAGCTagataacaaacaaacaagcaaaagGGTGGTGTCCAcgagggacaaatgtaggtttggatcagatgtccataacttcattgtgttgaagcatggacgacacactagcaagcaagactcatgtATAGACATGTAAGCAAGTGTTTAAAGATGCATAGCAAGCCAACAGGTGGCGCAAACAAGCATGATAAGCATATCATCGCACGGTGCGGAAAAGGGGGAAAGGTATGCATGAAACAACCAGAATCATAACAATGCATCCCTAAATgtttacatccaaacaaggcctcataGGCATCAGATGTAACCACCCAATCACAAACCCGCTAAGAGTGTCAAACGTGGCAAAGCCTAAAACAAGAGAGGCTAATACAAgtataaagcatagaagcaagcaagcatagacataCAAAATgggtgatccaaaccctttgatatgggCTAAGGTATATGGacgatgacaaagaccatagggtctaggTCGGGTCCAAACCAATATGCCAAAACATAAGAAAGAAGGGTAAAGCAACAAAAgagctacaatagcacatggcaagACAAACATAGCCTAAGTCTAAGCACACAATCATGGCATGGAGCGCAGAAGCACATGGAAGATGGCATAAAGCACATAGAACATGGATCCAAGCACACAAACATGAAAGAACATAGATCTAGacatataagcatgtgaaaacCTAGATTCGAGCACGCAAGCATGTAAAAACAAAGATCTAGGCATAGGCATGGCAGTGCGTGTGTGGACATGTGAAGACTAGCACATAAACATGGAAGAACGTGAATCCAAGGATATAAACATGTACGGATGTGGATCTAAACAtaaaacatggcaaaaagcaTACGAGTACATAGATCCGAGCAAAGCATAACCATGGGCATGGTATCAAGCATGTGAGCACATAACCCTAACAACAACACAAagcaaagagaggaacaaaacaaaggaaacatGGCATAAAAACCCTAAGCATTTAGATCTAAACATAAAGgcatagatctaagcacaaaatatggcataaagcataaaaAGCAAGGAGATTTAAGCTAGAAGcacaaataaagcaagaaacatgctaaagaaaataataaatcatgttatttaaGCAAAAATAAAGGATAAAAAGCTTGATGAAGCTTTAAAGAAAAAGGGGTATGgatagtagctaaaaagctacatccataCCCCTTAAACCTCAAACCCAAGGCATGGAACCAAGGAAAGGAAGATGGAGGGTATGAACACTACCTTGTATTTTTGAAGAAAGGACCCCTTTTTTCCATTCATGTCCAATCTTGGATGCTAGGGGCTATTTATAGCCCTTGGCACGCTTCCTGAGGCTTGGTGGCCTTTCAAGGGCTACTGGGTCGGGTCGGAGGCCATACAAGGGCTGCTAGGTTAGGCCTGGCTGACGTTAGCAATTTCGTCCTTATGCACTTTTTAGGTTCTAACTTCATTAGAGCATTTGGAGGTCTTCCTGGACTTCGATTGAGGCGATCTTGGTGTCCCTGGAAAGATCTAGATGTCTAGTTTTcagaaaactaaataaattaaaattacaatagttggatcaaaagttattaTCTCGGGAAGTGTGTGACGCACTTTTCACAGTTTTCCCAATATCTCAACCGTTTTAACTTCGAtttcgacccatgaatagtcgttggaatgagaatttgattATATTTACAATGAAATTAGTTTTAACCCATTCCTATGGCCAGATCAAAATTAGGATTTATGGGGCCCACTAGGAGTCAACTCCGGGTCAAATTTGGTCaaagttgctaaaaattttCGAGGAGCTCGAATTTGatataaaatgatgaaaaatgttgttttgtggGAATTTTGACCTTGTTTGACATTTGGTCAACCCAAGActgactaggggcattttggttgaaaaagatactttGAGCGCTCCGGTGTTCGAACGGGTTGCGCCACACCATTATATATGTTCTCGTGATTCCATGGAgaggaaataatatttttgggtttttcagggtCCAGCACACAAATCAAGGGTGGACAAAATACGATATCAACATAGTTGACAACAATATGTTGTTTCTAAAGGGAGAATGTCCTTTTGATGTTGACTAGGTTTTACATTTAGCTAGgttacttaccaaaaaaagaaaaagataattaGGTTATAATGTTACTATCCATTTCAATATTTGGCCAAATATGGATGCACTTGAAGGACAAAGAGGCAAAACTCATGCCCCATTTAAAGTTATCGACTTAGACCTTACATTATATTTAAGCAATGACGGAAACTTTTAGGTAGCAAGGGAAAAGATGTGAACAACTTGATAGTTGGTGGTTAGGCTGGTAAGTTTTATGGCTTTGCCCCGAAAAATAATATACTATAAGTTAATGAATAAATACGTTACTCGTATTTTAGggaataaattattattaaataaaacatttacttCTTATGTGTTGCAATTAAATTCAGtttcatttctcataattacttttttttttttttgggagaagacTCATAATTACTTTTTAAGTAAGAGTTCAAAAGAatatattaaaccaaaattcattATATCATAATGGTTTTTTGGGAAGACATTATATCATAATTGATTCTATTAGAACTTAAAATTCATTTACAGTAGTTTTACTTTTACCAAGCGGAAACCTGGTTAGCTCTAAGGCAGAGTGCTCTGGAGATTCGGAGCTACATTGTAGAAGCCAAAAATGTGTCTCTAATGGATAAGAACAAAAGTTTGGGAGAGTTAGTCGAAGCTAAGAAGTAAGAGGTAAGAAGAGCTTAAGGATTAAACGCCATAAAACAAGGGTAGTTAAATAACAAGTGTTATACCTATTTGACTTTGGGATAAGAAGTTAAAAACCAATCCAATTGCTAAGTCGATACAAACAGGAGTCAAATCAGCAACCTCTCATTCAcctccccaccccccccccaaaaaaaaaaaagaaaaaaagaaatccactTCTAATTCAAAAGCTTAACATGTCTATGTGTATACCGTATACAAGACACTGGTTTGCATAATTTAAATATCataaactttgatttttttctttggataaaTAGTTATAATACGTGGAATAAGTGGGAGATAGGAATTACATTCTATTAGAGTATTATGTttatatgtataataaaaaagacCAATTAATGTTACTGAATTACAAGATATTTAGTATCACAAACTTTAGACATTCATGGTtgatttaacttttttttaataagaattgccattttcattttgtttaataaactaaaaataaataaataaattcatcatCATTAAAAAGAGATGGCCCaatcaaactaaaaaagaaaagataattaggatcaaattgtaaatatataattgtataaaaattGGCTTGGGTTTAGTACTTTTAGACATTGGATCTATTGGGATTTAGACATGTATCAAACACTTACTACATATTCATATCTTAATGAGTCTAATATATAGGACCCAATCTTTGCCCAATTATATACGGGTTTGGCTTGATATTACAAAGGCTAAGAACGAGATAGATTTAACATGTCATGAAGGGTAAAACACGACCAAATCCAATTGAAGTGCTTagacagcaaaaaaaaaaaaaaaaagtcatcagTGCTCCCAATTCACCGCCACAAATTCTTAAACCCTTTATCTAGGACGCGTAGCTAAAGTTTCGcatgaacaaaaacaaatcactttgattttgaaaaattaagtacacatgtaaaattgtgatttgaCAAATGATAGCATTGTATGTGAATGCTTCAAGAATTTCTTGCCCCAAATCTTTCATATATTTACCTTTCATTGCCATAGCCCAGCCCAGTCCACTGTCCGAGCAATAAGGCTGGCCATAGCATATCCGAATTAAGCCTATCCAAGTCACCATGCTATCACTTTCTAATGTCCACGTTTTGCCACGTGTCGAACACCCACCAAGCCTAGGAAAAACACttacacataaataaataacgaGCTGAGCCTGAGCTTGCCTCGTACAGTGTTTCCAATGCCAAAGCCAACGTAGCTTACTTAAGCGTTCAACATTTGTTTTCTCCAATAGCTATAACCTTTTGCTTCTTTATCAAGgtatttgctttctttttatcAACCTCACCTTTCCTTGCTCTCATTAATGGAATCTGAGTTTCTTGATGTTGGTTGAATATGTTCTAaacatttctttctttggtGGGAATTCGGCAACCGGTAAGTGCTTCTTTTCCGTCATCATTGATATAATTTATGTATTGGACTCAAATATGAAATGCCATTACAGTATTGATAGTCTGATACAATGGTGGATTTGATAAgttatacttttaaaaatatatatatatatatatagtttgataCTTTGATGCGTacttttgtaaaattttggatGGCTTTTTGTTAGTGTGTCATGCTGGCTTGCTTTTTTTGGTTGTTATGTAATGGTGaaggatttcttttttcttcattgatcttatctatatatagatCATTGGACTAGGAGTATGAAAATGCAATTGGAATACTTAAATGATGATGGGATTGATATTTTATGCTGAAAAACTCTTAGTTGGACACATacttatgttgattttttttgttgctgtGTATTTGTTATTTTGTGATGATGGTTTAAATTTTGGTTGTTATGGAATTGTGAAGGACTACGGAGTCAGTGGTTTGAGCTTTGAAACAATAAACCCGAATTCCCACCAAGAGCTTTGATTCAGTTAATTCCATTAggaataaaattacttttaattaaGTTAAAAGGAGGGAAGTATGGAGCCTCTGTGTGATTTTTGTGGGGTGTTGAGGGCAGTGGTGTATTGTAAATCGGATTTGGCACGCCTTTGCTTGCATTGTGACGGATGTGTACACTCTGCCAATTCTTTGTCCCGTAGGCACATGCGTTCGCTCTTATGTGATAAGTGCAATTCCCAGCCTGCAATTGTCCGCTGCATGGATGATCAAATGTCTCTTTGTCAAGGCTGTGATTGGAATGGTAATGAGTGTTCAAGGCTGGGGCATCGACGCCAGTCATTGAATTGTTATACAGGTTGTCCTTCTTTGACAGAGTTGTCAAGGATTTGGTCTTCTCTTCTTGATTCGTCTTCTTCAAGTAATTTTGATAGTGGTTGGGAGTACATGACTACACAGCCTATGAGTGAGAACTGCATCAACAACTGTTTGGAACAAAGGGATAACGAGGGCTCATTGGAGTTGGTGGCAACTAAACCGAATGAAATTGAACCTTGCTCTAAATTTGAGTCTTGGACAGGGCTGTCTTCTTTGATTCCAACAAATCCAAATTACATGCCATACTGCAGAGATCAAGCACCTTTCTTTTCTGAAGAATTAAATTTACCaaaggtaattttttattttgtatttccattttttctcttaaattgGTAGAGTAAGTAGatatattctaaaaattttgtatattatacTTTAACTAGTTTTCATGGTGTCTTTATCCATCTAAGGTTACATGCTTACCTTTTTGATTCGGTGAGCATTGAGATTTTGAACTACAAGTTTATCTCCCTAATGTTTAATCTTCCTCATCAAGTAACTGTACTTTTGTCCCCAAAAAAAGTAATTGTACTATTGGACCTTTGGTAATTCTAAGTCATGCATTGATTTACTTAATGTACTTCAGGAATCTTCGAATTTCAAGGATCTTATTGATACTGATGATCTCTGTGAAGGCCTCAACATGGATGATGTGTCATTAAAAAATGGCGAGATATTTGGCTGTCCCCAAGGTTCTACTAGATACCAGTTTGAGGATGGAGGAATGGAATGTCTATCGATGGAGAAAAACCTATCAGTCACTGAATCTAATGGTCCTATTGAGAGTGCTTTAGAGGTTCTATCTTTTCTTGACCTTTATAGctctttttattgagtcatctTTAATTATTATTCCACTTTCTTCTCCTCAATTCACTTGTCCAACTTGAAATATTCATGGAGATTTAACATGTAAGACATTCATGCACAAATATCCAATTCATTTTGTTTGCACAGTGCACATAATTATTGACAAAGGTTCATGGTGACATGTCGAATACTGCTGACTTATAAAGTTATAATGCAGgcaacaaaatccaaaatcctaGTGTTAGAATTTCAAGTTTCGTATTCAGTCAAATGAAATACTATTTATAGGATTGTTAATGATCAACACTGTGATATCCATTTCCATGATTTCTGGAATATTTAACTACAAGTATGTACAGATCAATTTTGGGGCGtgctttttaatttggaaggCTCAAATATGGCTTTTAAGCATTGCTACTACATTTAACTATTCATTTCTACTCTGACATGCTAGAAATGATCCTTTACTATAGACTTACCTGTCAAAATGGCTGAAAACAATAGCCTTTCTTTGAATTCCACGTACTTCTGAAGTTTACAAAATTTGCTTGTGTTTGACTGAGAGTTACCCTCATGTATGTTGTAGGCATCGTCATCAGGACAGCAAGATTGTGTGGGTTTTCAATCCTCTCATGTTGGTGGGTCAGCTAGTATGATGCCTGTTAATGGTGGTCCAAATTGCTTACTTCTGAATCCTACTCACACCAGAAACATCAATCTGGGGTTTCCTACTGGGCAAGTTCATTCAAGCATATCACTTTCACTATCCAACATCACGGGTGAAAGCAGTGCAGCTGATTATCAAGATTGTGGATTATCACCAGTATTTCTGACAGTTGAATCACCTTGGGAATCAAATTTGGAGGCTAGCTGCCCACAAGCAAGGGATAAAGCTAAGATGAgatataatgaaaaaaagaaaagtcgAACGTATACGTCTCAACTCTGACTTcattaaatgataatttaacATGATATCTTTATAATCTTacttatagaaaaaatataaaaactttataATCTTGATATACGTATCCTTTTGTTTCCAAAAGTGCTTGAAAGACATCTTTGCTACCTCTGCCCTTTCGTGTTCTAAACTATGTTCCACTTATCACAGTCAGTCACGTGTTCTTTTTTAACAGGCATCTTATCTAAGATGGGAGTGTGGGTAATGGAACATAAAGTGCTGACACCTCTTGTATACCTGAAATTAGCATTTATGAGAATATAGAAATTTCCTAATTCATTATCTTAAAACTTTATCATAACAAGAGGCTGTGATGCAACTGTATATTTTGTGAATTACATtgcagaaaattttatttaaacttttctaaataaaatttacatgTGAGCATATCTTAGCAAATATATCATGAATTTCTGAAAGATGTTTCTCTTAGAAAGTTCAAAAAGTATGTAGCCTATCTTTGAAGTCTTcctcttcttatttttatttattttctagaagTCATGGTTCCGGTTTATGCCTCTCATATCagaataatattattatgaaaaacttttgttttgattttggttgaacTGACTGGTAGATTTATGTGTTTCCTTCACTGAAGCCTGGCCTTATATATCCAGTACTTCATTAATATCTCATAAATTTTACTTACAGTCAACTCCTAATTGATTTGGCATGTGTTTCATGTATAGGTTTGGTAAACAAATAAGATATGCCTCTCGTAAAGCCAGAGCTGATACTAGAAAGCGTGTGAAAGGGAGATTTGTGAAACAAGGTGAGGTATATGATTATGACCCCCTCACGACAAGTGACTTCTGAGCCATTTCACCCAATCTCCATGTCTTGCCTTTTAAGACAAAGCCTAATTGGACAAGGTATTCCTGCAGCAAATGCATGTTACATTCCCTGCATGAGAAGATAGATATCACCAACTTAATCTAACAGATAAATGCAGTTTTATCTGATGAAAATATGCTCTCTCATTATCAGAATAAGTTCCTAACTCAATAATGATGAATAAAGAAAAGCTTCtttcttgtaaaattttgtaaatgggAAAATCTTACAGGTTTCTTTTAATATACCTTTGCAagccttttcattttatattattattactcaTGCTGttaatgttttgtttgattgaacACATGGAATagatccttttttttcttttttataaaccCTTATGCTTTGTGTCATGTTCTTATCTATGCAATTCTGTTTGTTCTTTTGTGATTTCAGACTGGGATTGTCCATAGTCAACTGAGCATCATCTTCCTACAGGTTatttacctctctctctctctctctccagatcCTATATGTATCTAGTACTTTGTTCCTTTAATCTtcaaatcattaaaatattaaaaataaaaacaaaaagattttaAGAATGCTCCCTTTTTTAACATTATCTTTGATTTTCTCCTTTCATCAATTTACAGCACAGTTCATGCGTACAATGATGGATCTTCAGCATTGGTAGTCACttagaataaattaatttagaCTTGGTCACGTCTCTGACAATCTGTATGCCGCCTCACCAATTATTCTTTCTAAGTGTTCCAAAAAATCTCATGGGCAATGTTACTTTTGAACTTCATTATTTGTATAAGCATTGGTTGTATGCCATCAAGATGATCTATAGGTGTCTTCTTGATGCTTAATTTGTCTATGGCACTCAAATAGAAACAATTGTTTCCAGTTTTACTAATCAATATCTTAATCTTTTGTTTATACTCAGGCAATGGCAATGGATATTCAGTCAGGAAATAGAATTGATGAAGAAAGTCGAGTGAGGACCTTTTGGTCATGTTCTTTAGCCTATCCTTATGTAGAACCTCCTCTTGCTTTTGCTGCCAGCTCCAGCAACCTTTCTTAAGGCAGAAACCTTATTGCAAgtcatttttttgttattgtagtTGCATTCATATATTTAATCAGTCTCTACTCCATGTAATGATTCCAgatttatattttacaaattgtaATAAAACTAGAGCTTCCAtatttaagaatgataagtaaCACTTACCCTTCCACCACAGgtatgtttttgtatttaaagcTTCTCAGTTCTACTGGTTTCTGttacttgaa of Quercus lobata isolate SW786 chromosome 8, ValleyOak3.0 Primary Assembly, whole genome shotgun sequence contains these proteins:
- the LOC115955129 gene encoding putative zinc finger protein CONSTANS-LIKE 11 isoform X1 — translated: MEPLCDFCGVLRAVVYCKSDLARLCLHCDGCVHSANSLSRRHMRSLLCDKCNSQPAIVRCMDDQMSLCQGCDWNGNECSRLGHRRQSLNCYTGCPSLTELSRIWSSLLDSSSSSNFDSGWEYMTTQPMSENCINNCLEQRDNEGSLELVATKPNEIEPCSKFESWTGLSSLIPTNPNYMPYCRDQAPFFSEELNLPKESSNFKDLIDTDDLCEGLNMDDVSLKNGEIFGCPQGSTRYQFEDGGMECLSMEKNLSVTESNGPIESALEASSSGQQDCVGFQSSHVGGSASMMPVNGGPNCLLLNPTHTRNINLGFPTGQVHSSISLSLSNITGESSAADYQDCGLSPVFLTVESPWESNLEASCPQARDKAKMRYNEKKKSRTFGKQIRYASRKARADTRKRVKGRFVKQGEVYDYDPLTTSDF
- the LOC115955129 gene encoding zinc finger protein CONSTANS-LIKE 12 isoform X2, yielding MRSLLCDKCNSQPAIVRCMDDQMSLCQGCDWNGNECSRLGHRRQSLNCYTGCPSLTELSRIWSSLLDSSSSSNFDSGWEYMTTQPMSENCINNCLEQRDNEGSLELVATKPNEIEPCSKFESWTGLSSLIPTNPNYMPYCRDQAPFFSEELNLPKESSNFKDLIDTDDLCEGLNMDDVSLKNGEIFGCPQGSTRYQFEDGGMECLSMEKNLSVTESNGPIESALEASSSGQQDCVGFQSSHVGGSASMMPVNGGPNCLLLNPTHTRNINLGFPTGQVHSSISLSLSNITGESSAADYQDCGLSPVFLTVESPWESNLEASCPQARDKAKMRYNEKKKSRTFGKQIRYASRKARADTRKRVKGRFVKQGEVYDYDPLTTSDF